Proteins encoded in a region of the Prochlorothrix hollandica PCC 9006 = CALU 1027 genome:
- a CDS encoding cytochrome b/b6 domain-containing protein, with protein MANSSPYQPALLRILHGLAAVLMILAVISGFWVYDIYDQRWLHLGLPKLSDTQGIHGTVGLAFFLLLPAFAVYSFRLGSKRLVQAKSLQHLTTLGPTLGKPVWWISLHRLVNTLTLLVATFAVVTGRMMQEEWLPKGELHQPWYLAHVASWVLVVIGIGCHGLLGAKVGGVPLLLSMVKIEVRSGDAPATWLQGLATAQVDPVLKGLEIIVAIGLVMAFVLPLFSA; from the coding sequence ATGGCAAACTCTAGCCCCTATCAACCGGCTCTGCTGCGAATTCTCCATGGTCTAGCAGCAGTCTTGATGATCCTTGCGGTGATCTCTGGGTTCTGGGTCTATGATATTTACGATCAACGCTGGCTCCATCTTGGGTTACCCAAACTCTCGGATACTCAAGGTATTCATGGCACCGTTGGCTTAGCCTTTTTCCTCCTGCTGCCTGCCTTCGCGGTCTATAGTTTTCGCCTCGGTTCCAAACGCCTAGTCCAAGCCAAATCCCTTCAGCACTTAACAACCCTCGGCCCAACCCTCGGCAAGCCGGTGTGGTGGATATCTCTGCACCGTTTGGTCAATACTCTGACCTTGCTGGTGGCTACCTTTGCCGTGGTGACGGGTCGGATGATGCAAGAAGAATGGTTGCCCAAGGGGGAGCTACATCAGCCCTGGTATCTAGCCCATGTTGCAAGCTGGGTCTTGGTGGTCATTGGCATTGGTTGCCATGGGCTGCTGGGGGCGAAGGTGGGGGGAGTGCCCCTGTTGCTGTCCATGGTTAAGATTGAGGTGCGATCGGGGGATGCCCCTGCCACATGGCTTCAGGGTCTGGCTACAGCGCAGGTGGATCCTGTGTTGAAAGGGCTAGAAATTATCGTTGCGATCGGCCTCGTGATGGCGTTTGTCTTGCCGCTGTTCAGTGCTTAG
- a CDS encoding GFA family protein yields MPSPLSVSGSCRCGAVQFQAQLVHEKVVNCHCRTCQKISGSAFIAYMIADPQHYHLVAGTEARQHYQSSSDVQRPFCGTCSSSLPIVDTGIQQVFIPASLIDQGLEALSPQVALHMFMAENPRWHEVGDTAAQFAQFPKT; encoded by the coding sequence ATGCCTTCACCCCTCTCCGTGTCTGGTAGCTGCCGCTGTGGTGCGGTCCAGTTTCAAGCCCAACTGGTTCATGAGAAGGTTGTCAACTGCCATTGCAGAACCTGCCAGAAAATCTCAGGATCAGCCTTTATTGCCTATATGATTGCAGATCCCCAGCACTATCACCTTGTTGCCGGGACAGAAGCCAGACAGCACTATCAATCGTCGTCCGACGTGCAGCGCCCCTTTTGCGGCACCTGTAGCAGTTCGCTCCCGATCGTCGATACTGGGATTCAGCAAGTCTTTATTCCGGCCAGCCTGATTGATCAAGGACTAGAAGCCCTGTCGCCCCAAGTGGCGCTGCATATGTTTATGGCCGAAAACCCCCGCTGGCACGAGGTTGGAGACACGGCAGCCCAGTTTGCACAGTTTCCCAAGACCTAG
- a CDS encoding PIN domain-containing protein has translation MTLDSPTNDSLVQVLMIDLENCPHQIDYLQKSVEQFSQVVICYAQTGVKIPLDWLVPLSGMVQNGKLKIHKMSQAGKNAADFGIAFLAGCLTQQLPEQAHFILVSNDTDLDHVVSLLKSQGRSAERIGVTKKTEQQASVMASPSDQKPGSISLPSLKIYCNHLITYSKNRPAKRDTLINSIQGKFKDNPTIVMEIFNDLVTQGAVKISDTKQVSYNDQKIQQIAKSA, from the coding sequence ATGACTCTGGATTCTCCAACTAATGATTCATTAGTTCAGGTTTTAATGATTGATTTGGAAAATTGTCCTCACCAAATTGATTACCTGCAAAAAAGTGTTGAGCAGTTTTCTCAAGTTGTCATTTGTTACGCGCAAACAGGTGTTAAGATTCCTTTGGATTGGCTAGTACCTTTAAGTGGTATGGTCCAAAACGGAAAACTTAAAATTCATAAAATGAGTCAGGCAGGCAAGAACGCTGCTGATTTCGGTATTGCCTTCCTCGCGGGTTGTCTGACTCAGCAGTTACCAGAGCAAGCTCATTTCATTCTTGTTTCTAATGATACAGATTTAGATCATGTCGTTAGTCTTTTAAAAAGCCAAGGGCGATCGGCTGAGCGCATTGGTGTCACCAAAAAAACTGAACAACAAGCTAGTGTGATGGCTAGCCCATCTGATCAAAAGCCTGGAAGCATAAGCTTGCCATCGCTCAAAATCTATTGTAACCACCTCATTACTTATAGTAAAAATAGGCCAGCTAAAAGAGATACATTGATTAATAGCATACAAGGAAAGTTTAAAGATAATCCAACAATAGTGATGGAGATTTTTAATGATTTGGTAACTCAAGGTGCCGTAAAAATATCAGATACAAAACAAGTATCTTACAATGATCAGAAGATTCAGCAAATTGCCAAATCAGCTTGA
- a CDS encoding NADP-dependent isocitrate dehydrogenase yields the protein MYDKLIPPTTGSKITFDHGQPIVPNDPIIPYIRGDGTGVDLWPASQRVLDAAVAAAYGGDRQINWFKVYAGDEACEVYGTYQYLPEDTLGAIREYGVAIKGPLTTPIGGGIRSLNVALRQIFDLYSCVRPCRYYQGTPSPHKNPEQLDVIIYRENTEDIYLGIEWKEGSETGKKLIDLLNTDLIPNTPEHKGKQIRLDSGIGIKPISKTGSQRLVRRAIAHALRLPPAKQMVTLVHKGNIMKYTEGAFRDWGYELATTEFRAQCVTERESWILGNLEGNPDLSIEDNARLIDPGYDTLTPEKQQAICGEVKEVLETIGASHGQGQWKTKVMVNDRIADSIFQQLQTRPGEYSILATMNLNGDYLSDAAAAIVGGLGMAPGANIGDTAAIFEATHGTAPKHAGLDRVNPGSVILSGVMLLEYLGWQEAADLVTNGLAQAIAHREVTYDLARLMEPPVNPPLKCSEFGEAIIKHFNTP from the coding sequence ATGTACGACAAACTCATCCCCCCCACCACGGGTTCTAAAATCACCTTCGACCACGGTCAACCCATCGTTCCCAACGATCCCATCATTCCCTACATCCGAGGCGATGGCACCGGTGTCGATCTGTGGCCCGCCTCCCAACGGGTGCTGGATGCGGCAGTGGCGGCAGCCTACGGCGGCGATCGCCAAATCAACTGGTTTAAGGTCTATGCGGGGGATGAAGCCTGCGAAGTCTATGGCACCTACCAGTACTTGCCCGAAGACACCCTAGGGGCGATCCGGGAGTATGGGGTAGCCATCAAGGGACCCCTGACCACCCCCATCGGCGGAGGCATTCGCTCCCTCAACGTGGCCCTGCGGCAAATCTTTGATCTCTATAGCTGTGTCCGCCCCTGTCGCTATTACCAGGGCACCCCCTCCCCCCACAAGAACCCAGAACAACTGGATGTGATTATTTACCGGGAAAACACAGAGGATATTTACCTGGGCATTGAGTGGAAAGAAGGCAGCGAGACGGGGAAAAAGCTGATTGACCTGCTGAACACTGATTTAATCCCCAATACTCCAGAGCATAAAGGCAAGCAAATTCGCTTAGACTCTGGCATCGGCATTAAGCCCATCAGCAAAACCGGCTCCCAGCGGCTGGTGCGCCGCGCCATCGCCCATGCCCTGCGACTGCCCCCCGCCAAGCAAATGGTGACCCTGGTGCATAAGGGCAACATCATGAAGTATACGGAAGGGGCGTTCCGGGACTGGGGCTATGAACTGGCCACCACGGAGTTTCGCGCCCAGTGTGTGACGGAGCGGGAGTCGTGGATTCTGGGGAACCTGGAGGGCAATCCTGATCTGTCCATTGAGGACAATGCCCGCCTCATCGATCCCGGTTACGACACCCTGACCCCGGAAAAGCAACAGGCCATCTGTGGGGAAGTGAAGGAGGTGTTGGAGACCATTGGGGCGAGCCATGGCCAAGGCCAGTGGAAAACCAAGGTAATGGTCAACGATCGCATTGCTGACAGCATTTTTCAGCAACTGCAAACCCGTCCGGGGGAATACTCGATCCTGGCCACCATGAACCTCAATGGGGATTATCTGTCCGATGCGGCGGCGGCGATCGTCGGCGGTCTGGGCATGGCTCCGGGGGCCAATATTGGGGATACAGCGGCCATTTTTGAGGCGACCCATGGCACGGCTCCCAAGCACGCGGGTCTCGATCGGGTCAACCCTGGCTCGGTGATTCTGTCGGGGGTGATGCTGCTGGAGTATTTGGGCTGGCAGGAGGCGGCGGATCTGGTTACCAATGGCTTGGCCCAGGCGATCGCCCACCGGGAAGTCACCTATGACTTAGCCCGTCTAATGGAACCCCCGGTCAATCCTCCCCTCAAGTGTTCGGAGTTTGGGGAAGCTATCATTAAGCACTTCAACACCCCTTAA
- the lpdA gene encoding dihydrolipoyl dehydrogenase — translation MSQSFDYDLIILGAGVGGHGAALHAVSCGLKTAIVESGDMGGTCVNRGCIPSKALLAASGRVREMGDGVHLQKMGIQLGSVSFDRQGIADHATQLVDKIRGDLTNSLTRLKVEVFKGWGRVAGPQQVSVSTDSGTRLYTAKNILLSTGSHPFVPPGIEVDHKTVFTSDAAVRLETLPEWIAIIGSGYIGLEFSDVYTALGCEVTMIEALDRVMPTFDPDIAKIAQRTLIDGRDIETKVGLIARKVTPGSPVVIELADPATKELVEVLEVDACLVATGRIPATKDIGLEAVGLETDRRGFIEVNDKMQVLQAGEPVPHLWAIGDATGKMMLAHTASAQGVVAIENICDRPRTIDYRSIPAATFTHPEIGTVGLTEPQAQELGTQEGFTVTNVRTYFKGNSKALAEGETDGIAKVIYRQDTGEVLGAHIFGLHAADLVQEVANAIAQRQTVQELAFQVHTHPTLTEVVDEAYKRALPTVMSLT, via the coding sequence GTGAGCCAGTCTTTTGATTATGATCTGATCATTCTCGGTGCCGGAGTTGGGGGCCATGGGGCGGCGCTCCATGCCGTCAGTTGTGGTCTTAAAACCGCCATCGTCGAGTCCGGAGACATGGGGGGAACCTGTGTCAACCGGGGCTGTATCCCCTCCAAGGCGCTCCTGGCGGCTTCTGGGCGGGTGCGGGAGATGGGGGATGGGGTCCATTTGCAAAAAATGGGGATTCAACTGGGGAGCGTCAGTTTCGATCGCCAGGGCATCGCCGACCATGCCACCCAACTGGTGGATAAAATTCGCGGCGACCTCACCAATAGCCTGACCCGCCTGAAGGTGGAGGTGTTCAAAGGCTGGGGCCGAGTGGCGGGACCCCAGCAGGTGTCCGTCAGCACCGACAGCGGCACCCGTCTCTATACGGCCAAAAATATTCTCCTGTCCACTGGCTCCCATCCCTTTGTGCCCCCCGGCATTGAGGTGGATCACAAAACTGTGTTTACCAGTGATGCGGCGGTGCGTCTGGAGACCTTACCAGAGTGGATCGCCATCATCGGCAGTGGTTACATTGGCTTGGAGTTTTCCGATGTCTACACGGCCCTGGGCTGTGAGGTGACCATGATCGAAGCCCTCGATCGCGTCATGCCCACCTTTGACCCCGACATTGCCAAAATTGCCCAGCGCACCCTGATTGACGGTCGGGACATTGAAACCAAGGTGGGGCTGATTGCCCGCAAGGTGACTCCGGGATCGCCGGTGGTCATTGAACTGGCGGATCCGGCCACGAAGGAACTGGTGGAGGTGCTGGAGGTGGATGCCTGTCTGGTGGCCACGGGACGGATCCCCGCCACCAAGGACATCGGCCTGGAGGCGGTGGGTCTGGAGACCGATCGCCGGGGCTTTATTGAGGTCAACGACAAAATGCAGGTGCTGCAAGCGGGGGAACCGGTGCCCCATCTCTGGGCCATTGGCGACGCGACGGGCAAGATGATGTTGGCCCACACGGCCTCGGCCCAAGGGGTGGTGGCGATCGAAAATATCTGCGATCGCCCCCGGACGATCGACTACCGCAGTATCCCCGCCGCCACCTTCACCCACCCGGAAATCGGCACGGTGGGCCTGACGGAACCCCAAGCCCAGGAACTGGGAACCCAGGAGGGCTTTACGGTGACGAACGTGCGCACCTATTTCAAGGGCAATTCCAAAGCCCTGGCGGAAGGGGAAACCGATGGCATTGCCAAGGTGATCTACCGGCAGGATACGGGGGAAGTGCTGGGTGCCCACATTTTTGGTCTCCATGCGGCGGATTTGGTGCAGGAGGTGGCCAATGCCATTGCTCAGCGCCAAACGGTGCAGGAGTTAGCCTTCCAGGTCCACACTCACCCCACCCTAACGGAGGTGGTGGATGAAGCCTATAAACGGGCACTACCCACGGTGATGTCTTTGACTTAG
- a CDS encoding SNF2-related protein produces the protein MDIELLETTLQPGKRVTHSEFGDGVVIDVPCDGYVRVFFGSGERQLAIASVRPQLSRNERIIQGVAGTWDRLKQLWLVHEAHAIPLMESAAALTAAKIDLLPHQVVLTHRIATASPRRYLVADEVGLGKTIETALLLRELASRGELDRALMVVPAGLVNNWHRELNEVFNLNFEVFGSEGDVTDRKSNAFAKHDRLIASIDTLKRPARIKKLLDAKPWDLIVFDEAHHVNAFKSGNKVRKTENYKLAEALKGHTRDLVLLSATPHQGDHFRFWMLIQILNSTLFRNPDDMIENRHRLNEVMLRRTKAEACKPDGSPLFTRRQVKTESFTMSDSERDFYRELREYLEDGFAMAKKQGNQGRALGFIMAIFQKIAASSFAAVRSTLQRRLLMLTVYEAVLRDQEKDIDKRETLYDEARQIIKQEYGHKDDPIGRSEVDRILADLKLAIVRKIDDGDLELGSDSYGSELDAVNAESAATTFVKLALPEERDRIRSLLKFFPEQCETKVEKLLNALGALWKKNPNEKIVIFATYLGTVDLLSREIEAKYPGQGVAVLRGGDHGSKLAAERKFRLKSGPKVLVCTAAGREGINLQFARILFNFDLPWNPMDIEQRIGRIHRYGQNYTAQVYNLVLSDTIEGQIFLLLDTKLKEIAKAVGKVDETGNVIENFRSQILGQLSERLNYERLYQDALSDPDLKRTTHELADALSSAAEARKVVFDLFQDLEDFNLEDYKPFADVSASMDRLIRFLSAALEEKKQTIVRVSNGIYELHNERGEKVLHFTTNREVARDQEGIDLMGLDHPIIQSAIERWHNVVPEELGTSVVGDDEVAAILTWWLVELLGQNGEQRLLLKSLAINPNGKRLPTVERKGTDILLQSPTLPFLKLPERQRLLQDYLEPMLNRELQHHGLTKTQGAFSTQLIGWVEVQGKQVPRVNEKSSEYTTDLTFGQALFRARKEKGLNQRELADAVDLNFTYLSKLENEKAEYPPKEEAIRAIARILDLNEEELIYLAGRIPQSEEEFIKRNYDKIPALFRRLQEDPDFAEQIFDAAQFGS, from the coding sequence ATGGATATCGAATTATTAGAAACGACCCTACAACCCGGTAAGCGAGTTACCCATAGCGAATTTGGTGATGGGGTTGTCATTGATGTGCCTTGCGATGGCTACGTCCGGGTATTTTTTGGCAGTGGAGAACGCCAATTGGCGATCGCCTCAGTCCGCCCCCAACTCTCCCGCAACGAACGCATCATTCAAGGTGTTGCCGGAACATGGGATCGGCTCAAACAGCTCTGGCTAGTTCACGAAGCCCATGCCATTCCCCTGATGGAAAGCGCGGCGGCGCTTACGGCTGCCAAAATTGACCTTTTACCCCATCAAGTTGTCCTAACCCACCGAATTGCAACTGCCAGTCCCCGCCGATACCTGGTAGCAGACGAAGTAGGCTTAGGCAAAACCATCGAGACAGCCCTCCTTCTCCGAGAACTCGCCAGTCGGGGGGAGCTAGACCGCGCCCTGATGGTAGTGCCAGCCGGACTCGTCAACAACTGGCATCGTGAACTAAACGAGGTCTTCAACCTTAACTTTGAAGTGTTTGGTAGCGAAGGAGATGTCACCGATCGCAAATCCAATGCCTTTGCCAAGCACGATCGCCTTATTGCCAGCATCGATACTCTCAAGCGCCCAGCCCGCATCAAAAAACTTCTAGACGCGAAACCCTGGGATTTAATCGTGTTTGACGAAGCCCATCATGTCAATGCTTTCAAGAGTGGTAATAAAGTTCGCAAAACTGAGAATTACAAATTAGCAGAAGCCCTCAAAGGGCATACCCGCGATTTAGTCCTGCTCTCTGCCACCCCCCACCAGGGCGACCATTTTCGCTTTTGGATGCTGATTCAGATCCTCAATTCTACGCTGTTCAGAAATCCAGATGACATGATCGAAAATCGGCATCGCCTTAATGAGGTGATGTTGCGCCGTACTAAAGCAGAAGCCTGTAAGCCCGATGGTTCTCCCCTGTTTACCCGACGGCAGGTTAAGACTGAATCCTTCACTATGTCCGACAGTGAACGAGACTTTTACCGTGAACTCCGGGAATATCTAGAAGACGGCTTTGCCATGGCAAAAAAACAAGGGAATCAGGGGCGGGCGCTGGGATTCATCATGGCAATTTTCCAAAAGATTGCGGCTTCCAGCTTCGCGGCTGTTCGGAGTACCCTACAACGTCGCCTATTGATGCTGACAGTCTATGAGGCCGTCCTGCGCGATCAGGAAAAAGACATCGACAAGCGGGAAACCCTCTATGATGAAGCGCGCCAAATCATCAAGCAAGAGTATGGACATAAAGATGACCCCATTGGTCGTAGTGAGGTTGATCGAATACTTGCTGACCTGAAGCTAGCGATCGTCAGAAAAATTGATGATGGAGACTTGGAGCTTGGTTCAGACTCCTACGGCAGCGAGCTTGATGCTGTAAATGCTGAGTCTGCTGCCACAACCTTCGTTAAGCTGGCTCTGCCGGAGGAACGCGATCGCATCCGTTCATTGCTGAAATTCTTTCCAGAACAGTGTGAAACCAAAGTTGAAAAGCTTCTCAACGCTCTGGGGGCACTGTGGAAGAAAAACCCCAACGAAAAGATCGTCATTTTTGCCACCTATCTGGGTACTGTTGATTTACTGTCACGAGAAATCGAAGCGAAATACCCTGGGCAAGGTGTAGCTGTTCTAAGGGGTGGTGATCACGGATCAAAACTCGCAGCAGAACGAAAATTTAGGCTAAAAAGCGGTCCCAAGGTTTTAGTGTGTACCGCAGCCGGTCGTGAAGGAATCAACTTACAGTTTGCCCGCATTCTCTTCAACTTTGATCTGCCGTGGAACCCGATGGACATTGAACAGCGGATCGGACGAATTCATCGCTACGGTCAAAACTATACAGCACAGGTTTACAACCTCGTCCTATCTGACACGATTGAAGGGCAAATTTTCCTTCTACTAGATACTAAGCTTAAAGAAATTGCTAAAGCCGTCGGCAAAGTCGATGAAACCGGCAATGTTATAGAGAATTTTCGCTCTCAAATTCTGGGACAACTCTCCGAACGATTGAACTATGAACGGCTCTACCAAGACGCACTTTCCGATCCTGATTTGAAACGAACGACTCATGAATTAGCAGATGCTTTGTCAAGCGCGGCAGAAGCCCGTAAGGTCGTTTTTGATCTGTTTCAGGATCTAGAAGACTTTAACCTGGAGGACTACAAACCTTTTGCTGACGTTAGTGCCAGTATGGATCGCCTGATTCGTTTCTTGTCTGCGGCACTGGAGGAAAAGAAACAAACTATTGTGCGGGTTAGCAATGGCATCTACGAGCTACACAATGAGCGAGGAGAGAAAGTTTTGCACTTCACAACCAATCGTGAAGTTGCCCGCGACCAGGAAGGCATTGACCTAATGGGGTTAGATCATCCCATCATACAAAGTGCGATCGAGAGATGGCACAATGTTGTGCCAGAGGAATTGGGAACCTCTGTAGTTGGGGATGATGAGGTGGCAGCCATCCTAACTTGGTGGCTGGTTGAATTGCTAGGACAAAATGGTGAACAACGGCTTCTACTGAAATCTTTAGCAATTAACCCTAATGGCAAGCGCTTACCCACCGTAGAGCGCAAGGGAACTGACATTCTGCTACAGTCTCCGACGCTGCCTTTCCTCAAACTGCCAGAGCGTCAACGCCTGCTTCAAGATTATCTTGAGCCAATGTTGAACCGGGAGTTACAGCATCATGGACTAACAAAAACACAAGGAGCCTTTTCCACTCAACTGATTGGATGGGTTGAAGTCCAAGGGAAACAGGTTCCACGGGTCAATGAGAAATCATCCGAGTACACCACGGATCTAACATTTGGGCAAGCCCTTTTCAGAGCGAGGAAGGAGAAGGGGCTAAATCAACGCGAATTAGCCGATGCTGTTGATCTCAACTTCACTTATCTCTCCAAACTAGAAAACGAGAAAGCAGAATACCCGCCTAAAGAGGAAGCGATCCGGGCGATCGCTCGAATCCTAGACTTGAATGAGGAGGAACTCATCTACTTGGCTGGTCGTATCCCTCAAAGCGAAGAAGAGTTCATCAAGCGCAACTATGACAAGATTCCTGCCCTATTTCGCCGACTTCAGGAAGATCCAGATTTCGCTGAGCAGATTTTTGATGCTGCCCAATTTGGATCGTAA
- a CDS encoding type I restriction enzyme HsdR N-terminal domain-containing protein: MVQTLQAKNVTLNELSDRFSLELTEDEQFFQEWQIDLPEVTAAEKQRLDRVKSSFSNLLEYPSLLENTVKMVVLSPLLDLANVYQKPFHIKSEPSFQIATEDEGTVIRGDVDVLVLRDRLWVMVIEAKRAAVDVDEGRAQLLSYMLASPTIEKPVFGMITNGRNFLFVKLIQQPTPRYALSRLFSLVNPGNELYTVLGVLKHMVALVQKDDHNGTA, encoded by the coding sequence ATGGTACAGACCCTTCAAGCAAAAAACGTAACCCTTAACGAGTTGAGCGATCGCTTCAGCCTGGAACTGACCGAAGATGAGCAGTTTTTTCAGGAGTGGCAGATTGACCTACCAGAAGTGACAGCAGCCGAAAAGCAACGGCTCGATCGCGTCAAATCAAGTTTTTCCAATCTGCTGGAATATCCTTCCCTGTTAGAAAACACGGTCAAGATGGTAGTTCTATCACCGCTTCTAGACTTAGCTAATGTGTATCAGAAACCGTTTCACATTAAGTCAGAGCCATCGTTTCAAATCGCGACTGAAGACGAAGGGACGGTGATTCGGGGCGATGTCGATGTGTTGGTATTGCGCGATCGGCTCTGGGTCATGGTGATTGAGGCGAAGCGAGCAGCGGTGGATGTGGATGAAGGGAGGGCACAACTGCTGTCGTATATGTTGGCAAGCCCGACGATTGAAAAACCTGTGTTTGGCATGATTACCAATGGCAGGAATTTCTTATTCGTAAAGCTAATTCAACAACCTACGCCGCGATATGCGCTTTCTCGGTTATTCAGTTTGGTCAATCCTGGCAATGAGCTATACACAGTCCTGGGAGTTTTGAAACATATGGTGGCGCTGGTTCAGAAAGACGATCACAATGGAACTGCATGA